The Desulfobulbaceae bacterium genome includes a region encoding these proteins:
- a CDS encoding serine/threonine protein phosphatase: MAKTYVIGDIHGCYQAFKELWSKISPVSGDDTVVFLGDYIDRGPESRQVVEMILAIRKKLPVITLLGNHEQMLLNFMEGRAESPFLAVGGAQTLVSYGLNPHSRERLILPQEHEDFFRYLLPFWQNKDAIYVHAGLMPSRPLALQPKSWLLWARDEFFASDYDFGKPVIYGHTPLNEPRIEHHRIGIDTGAVYGGQLTCLVLPDLEFIQVSSDQFWPPGESLGA, encoded by the coding sequence ATGGCAAAAACATACGTGATCGGAGACATCCACGGCTGCTACCAGGCCTTCAAGGAGTTGTGGAGTAAAATCTCTCCTGTATCCGGAGATGACACTGTGGTCTTTCTCGGGGACTACATCGACCGTGGACCAGAGTCACGCCAGGTGGTCGAGATGATCTTGGCAATCCGCAAAAAACTCCCGGTGATCACCCTCCTGGGCAACCATGAGCAGATGCTGCTAAACTTTATGGAGGGTAGGGCTGAGTCTCCTTTTCTTGCCGTTGGCGGAGCCCAGACTCTGGTAAGCTACGGCCTCAATCCTCACAGCCGCGAGCGACTGATCCTCCCACAGGAGCACGAAGATTTTTTCCGCTATCTTCTACCGTTCTGGCAAAATAAAGATGCCATTTACGTCCACGCCGGACTGATGCCGTCGCGTCCCCTAGCCCTGCAGCCAAAGTCCTGGTTACTCTGGGCCAGAGATGAATTTTTTGCCAGTGACTACGATTTCGGCAAACCGGTGATCTATGGCCACACCCCTCTCAATGAGCCCCGAATCGAGCATCACCGAATCGGAATCGACACTGGCGCTGTCTACGGTGGCCAGCTCACCTGCCTTGTTCTGCCGGACCTTGAGTTCATTCAAGTGAGCAGCGACCAGTTCTGGCCTCCAGGAGAATCATTAGGAGCTTAA